The Metabacillus schmidteae genome has a segment encoding these proteins:
- a CDS encoding vWA domain-containing protein codes for MFNRIFAIILGIFLLIPSFLPVNKVLAVDGLSINATVGGQQSLEIGDDGKVTTTVMFDLIPEGTASSNRRKPMDVVIVFDKSGSMADDVSRYKTKLELAQEAVQEGVDIFFENKNKGFDDRYGLVAFDSGVNHVYTLNGLHSNPNVVANKTKQAPALGGTNYTDALREAANMLLNAKDKGKFSGERDQYIIFMTDGKPTNSSKYENVKGNYYPQLIQHEIYERIHGYGSYREKLLSGKFTLYDNDYYIISDNYKYIKGEYLLHFDSNSEQNNIIIEHETGPYLLDRYKSTVPESIKEHGREQARILAENDITLLSIGFGNQNQLDMNYLTELSAMSNGKAERATPDNIVEIFEDISSSISDEYSSLSNGFLKFELPKGVTVQQNDQIAITDNEVIMNLKDIKYNPTPPKAGDASLHYELPLTFLTPGEFEFKFDVLYNSGDVAKRDIPYKIVVINPLKQINFTQETKTIKVGEEFKVKDYLSFFPNDATNQLIREVVNKGFQSPISIYQKDGEWYVKGREGGNTSIEAIADEKYPSISDTMKIIVESPLEQIQFNQETKSIKVGEVFKVKDYLSFFPSSATNQSIKEVINQGSKSPIGIYKKDGDWYVEGREIGITDIEAIADEKYPSISDRLRVIVTKNSNLENKDDFKW; via the coding sequence ATGTTTAATAGGATATTTGCCATAATACTGGGTATATTTTTGCTCATTCCATCTTTCTTACCTGTTAATAAAGTACTAGCTGTGGATGGCCTCTCGATTAATGCGACAGTCGGTGGACAGCAATCTTTGGAAATAGGTGATGATGGGAAAGTTACGACGACAGTTATGTTTGATTTGATTCCGGAGGGAACAGCATCATCTAATAGACGTAAACCTATGGATGTTGTGATTGTTTTTGACAAGTCCGGGTCAATGGCAGACGATGTTAGTAGATATAAAACAAAACTTGAGCTTGCACAAGAAGCGGTTCAAGAAGGTGTGGATATTTTCTTTGAAAATAAGAATAAGGGCTTTGATGATCGATATGGTTTAGTAGCTTTTGATAGTGGAGTTAACCATGTTTATACATTAAATGGTCTTCACTCGAATCCTAATGTTGTTGCCAATAAAACTAAACAAGCTCCAGCTTTAGGTGGAACTAATTATACTGATGCATTACGTGAAGCAGCGAATATGTTGTTAAATGCAAAGGATAAGGGTAAATTCAGTGGTGAGCGCGATCAATACATTATCTTCATGACCGATGGAAAACCAACTAACTCTTCAAAGTATGAAAATGTAAAAGGTAACTACTATCCACAACTAATACAACATGAAATTTATGAAAGAATACATGGCTATGGCTCATACAGAGAAAAGCTTTTAAGTGGAAAATTTACTCTTTATGATAATGATTATTATATCATTTCTGATAATTATAAATATATCAAAGGTGAGTATCTATTGCACTTCGATTCTAATTCAGAACAAAACAATATCATTATTGAACATGAAACAGGTCCATATCTATTAGATCGCTATAAATCTACTGTACCTGAATCCATTAAAGAGCATGGTCGAGAACAGGCAAGAATATTGGCTGAGAATGATATTACCTTATTATCAATTGGTTTCGGCAATCAAAATCAACTCGATATGAATTATTTAACAGAGTTATCAGCTATGTCAAATGGAAAGGCAGAACGAGCGACTCCAGATAATATTGTAGAAATTTTCGAAGACATCTCTTCGAGTATTTCTGATGAATATAGCTCGTTATCTAATGGCTTTTTAAAATTTGAGCTTCCAAAAGGGGTTACGGTTCAACAAAATGATCAAATTGCCATTACTGATAATGAAGTGATTATGAACTTAAAAGATATTAAATATAATCCAACTCCACCAAAAGCCGGAGATGCTTCACTTCATTATGAACTGCCATTAACGTTTTTAACACCTGGTGAATTTGAATTTAAATTTGATGTTCTATATAATTCGGGGGATGTTGCGAAAAGAGATATTCCATATAAAATAGTGGTAATCAATCCTTTGAAGCAAATAAATTTCACCCAGGAAACAAAAACGATTAAAGTCGGGGAAGAATTTAAAGTAAAAGACTATTTATCATTTTTCCCAAATGATGCTACAAATCAATTAATTAGAGAAGTTGTTAATAAGGGATTTCAATCGCCAATTAGTATTTATCAAAAAGATGGTGAATGGTATGTGAAAGGAAGAGAAGGAGGAAATACGTCTATTGAAGCAATTGCGGATGAAAAGTATCCTTCAATTTCAGATACGATGAAAATCATTGTGGAAAGTCCATTGGAACAAATACAATTTAACCAGGAAACGAAATCTATAAAAGTCGGGGAAGTATTTAAGGTTAAAGATTACTTGTCATTCTTTCCAAGCAGTGCAACAAATCAATCAATTAAAGAAGTTATTAATCAGGGATCCAAATCCCCGATCGGTATCTATAAAAAAGATGGTGACTGG
- a CDS encoding bifunctional folylpolyglutamate synthase/dihydrofolate synthase, protein MVFTKYEDSINWIHDRLKFGVKPGLKRMEWLLNELGHPENNIPTIHVAGTNGKGSTISYMLHMLMEADYNVGTFTSPYIETFNERISINGQPITDDEMLQLVNEVKPYVEKIEETDLGSPTEFEIITTMMFLYFGKVNKPDFLLLETGLGGRLDSTNIIDPIISVITNIGYDHMNILGNTITEITREKAGIIKKGKPIFTAAEKEEALDVLAQTAKEREAPCYSLGTDISIKNLSTWEQGEMFTIQTKHNTYEDVKIKMRGNHQIKNAALAISVIDYLMDQGVVKITIDQVLVGIKKSIWKGRFELIQENPVVIVDGAHNDEGIESLIDTANRHYSHSRIHILFSALSDKNYKKMIERLSTVATSMHFTTFEFPRAAKAEDLFSACDLEDKSFSESWQELLDELVFSYKNEKSDIIIVTGSLYFISTIRNYLLSNKSTEINK, encoded by the coding sequence ATGGTGTTTACAAAGTATGAAGATTCAATAAACTGGATACATGACCGTTTAAAATTTGGAGTGAAACCAGGTCTCAAAAGAATGGAATGGCTCTTAAACGAGTTGGGTCATCCCGAAAATAATATCCCAACCATTCATGTAGCAGGAACAAATGGAAAAGGCTCTACAATTTCTTATATGCTGCACATGCTCATGGAAGCAGATTACAACGTGGGAACGTTTACTTCACCATATATCGAAACGTTTAATGAACGTATAAGTATAAATGGTCAGCCAATAACAGATGATGAGATGTTACAACTTGTAAATGAAGTAAAACCATATGTTGAGAAAATTGAAGAAACAGACCTTGGCTCACCTACTGAATTTGAAATCATTACAACCATGATGTTCTTGTACTTTGGTAAAGTGAATAAACCTGACTTTTTATTGCTTGAAACAGGTCTCGGCGGTAGATTGGATTCGACAAACATCATTGATCCTATTATATCTGTCATCACAAACATAGGGTATGATCACATGAATATACTCGGTAACACGATTACCGAAATTACCCGTGAGAAAGCAGGCATTATTAAAAAGGGAAAACCAATCTTCACAGCAGCAGAAAAAGAAGAAGCACTCGACGTACTGGCACAAACAGCAAAAGAGAGGGAGGCTCCTTGTTATTCACTTGGAACAGATATAAGTATTAAGAACCTCTCAACCTGGGAACAAGGTGAAATGTTTACAATTCAAACGAAACACAATACATATGAAGATGTTAAAATTAAGATGAGAGGAAATCACCAAATCAAAAATGCAGCACTTGCAATTTCCGTTATTGATTATTTAATGGATCAAGGAGTAGTCAAAATTACCATTGATCAAGTGTTAGTTGGAATAAAAAAATCAATATGGAAGGGCCGCTTTGAGCTCATCCAGGAAAATCCGGTTGTAATCGTTGACGGCGCTCACAATGATGAGGGAATTGAAAGCTTAATTGATACAGCTAACAGGCATTATTCACATTCAAGAATTCATATCTTATTCAGTGCGTTAAGTGATAAAAATTACAAAAAAATGATAGAGCGATTAAGTACTGTAGCAACGTCTATGCATTTTACGACGTTTGAGTTTCCGAGAGCCGCCAAAGCTGAAGATTTATTTTCTGCATGTGATTTGGAAGACAAATCTTTTTCGGAGTCTTGGCAAGAACTATTGGATGAGTTAGTTTTTTCATATAAAAATGAAAAGAGCGATATAATCATTGTAACAGGCTCACTCTATTTCATTTCCACCATAAGAAATTACCTACTTAGCAATAAGTCTACAGAGATTAATAAATAA
- a CDS encoding valine--tRNA ligase, translating into MENNEQQLSLPTKYDPNAIEKNRYSFWLEGKYFEATGDETKQPYTIVIPPPNVTGKLHLGHAWDTTLQDILTRMKRMQGFDVLWLPGMDHAGIATQAKVEAKLREEGKSRYDLGREKFVEETWKWKEEYAGHIREQWSKIGLGLDYSRERFTLDEGLSKAVREVFVTLYNKGLIYRGEYIINWDPQTKTALSDIEVIYKDVQGAFYHMSYPLADGSGSIEVATTRPETMLGDTAVAVHPEDERYKHLIGKNVILPIVGREIPIVGDDYVDMEFGSGAVKITPAHDPNDFELGNRHNLERILVMNEDGTMNSNAGIYNGLDRFECRKKIVKDLQEQGVLFKIEEHMHSVGHSERSGAVVEPYLSTQWFVKMQPLADEAIKLQEEDDKVNFVPDRFEKTYLRWMENIRDWCISRQLWWGHRIPAWYHKETGEVYVNQEPPADIENWTQDNDVLDTWFSSALWPFSTMGWPDTESADFKRYYPTDALVTGYDIIFFWVSRMIFQGLEFTGKRPFKDVLIHGLVRDEQGRKMSKSLGNGVDPMEVIDQYGADSLRYFLSTGSSPGQDLRFSYEKVESTWNFANKIWNASRFALMNMDGLTFEEIDLSGEKSVADKWILTRLNETIENVTKLADKYEFGEVGRLLYNFIWDDFCDWYIEMAKLPLYGEDEAAKKTTRSILAYVLDNTMRLLHPFMPFITEEIWQSLPHQGESITVAAWPTVNEQLTDHEAAAEMKLLVEVIRAVRNIRSEVNTPMSKQIPMQIKAKDQDVLTQLENNRAYIEKFCNTSSLTIVTDVTSNEKSMTAVVTGAEIILPIEGLINIEEEIKRLEKEREKLDKEVERVQKKLGNEGFLKKAPEKVIEEEKAKEKDYLEKRDIVLARIQELRG; encoded by the coding sequence ATGGAAAATAATGAACAACAGCTGTCATTACCAACGAAATATGATCCGAATGCGATCGAGAAAAATCGTTATTCCTTTTGGTTAGAAGGAAAATACTTTGAGGCTACAGGTGATGAAACGAAACAACCTTATACAATTGTTATTCCGCCGCCAAATGTAACAGGTAAGCTTCACTTAGGTCATGCTTGGGATACAACATTACAAGATATCTTAACTCGTATGAAAAGAATGCAAGGCTTTGATGTTTTATGGCTTCCGGGAATGGACCATGCAGGTATCGCGACACAAGCAAAGGTAGAGGCGAAGCTGCGTGAAGAAGGTAAATCACGCTATGATCTAGGACGTGAAAAATTCGTTGAAGAAACTTGGAAATGGAAAGAAGAATACGCTGGTCATATTCGTGAGCAATGGTCGAAAATCGGGTTAGGTTTAGATTATTCACGTGAACGATTTACCCTTGATGAAGGATTATCTAAAGCCGTTCGTGAAGTATTCGTTACGCTTTACAACAAAGGACTTATTTATCGCGGTGAGTACATCATTAACTGGGATCCGCAAACAAAAACAGCTCTTTCAGATATTGAAGTTATCTATAAAGATGTTCAAGGTGCTTTTTATCATATGAGCTATCCACTTGCTGATGGTTCTGGTTCAATCGAAGTAGCAACAACTCGTCCAGAAACAATGCTTGGAGATACGGCTGTCGCGGTTCATCCTGAAGATGAGCGTTATAAACACTTAATCGGTAAAAATGTCATCTTACCAATTGTTGGACGTGAGATTCCGATTGTTGGAGATGATTATGTAGATATGGAGTTCGGTTCAGGTGCTGTTAAAATAACACCTGCTCATGATCCGAATGACTTCGAACTTGGAAACCGCCATAATCTTGAGCGAATTCTTGTTATGAACGAAGACGGAACAATGAATTCAAATGCAGGAATTTATAATGGCTTAGATCGCTTTGAATGCAGAAAGAAAATTGTGAAGGATCTACAAGAACAAGGTGTATTATTTAAAATTGAAGAACATATGCACTCTGTTGGTCACAGTGAGAGAAGCGGTGCTGTAGTAGAACCATATCTTTCAACTCAATGGTTTGTTAAAATGCAGCCGCTGGCAGATGAAGCGATCAAACTTCAGGAAGAAGATGATAAAGTAAATTTTGTTCCTGATCGATTTGAGAAAACGTATTTACGTTGGATGGAAAACATTCGTGACTGGTGTATTTCCCGTCAACTTTGGTGGGGACATCGAATTCCTGCTTGGTATCATAAAGAAACAGGGGAAGTATATGTAAATCAAGAACCGCCGGCAGATATTGAAAATTGGACACAGGATAATGATGTTCTAGATACTTGGTTCAGTTCTGCATTATGGCCATTTTCAACAATGGGCTGGCCGGATACAGAATCAGCAGACTTCAAACGCTATTATCCAACAGATGCTCTTGTTACAGGCTATGACATTATCTTTTTCTGGGTATCTCGTATGATCTTCCAAGGACTTGAATTCACAGGAAAACGTCCATTTAAGGATGTTTTAATACATGGACTTGTACGTGATGAGCAAGGACGTAAAATGAGTAAGTCATTAGGTAACGGTGTAGATCCGATGGAAGTTATTGATCAATATGGAGCAGATTCATTACGTTACTTCCTATCAACAGGAAGTTCACCTGGTCAAGATTTACGTTTCAGCTATGAAAAAGTGGAATCTACTTGGAACTTTGCAAACAAAATCTGGAATGCATCCCGCTTTGCTCTCATGAATATGGATGGTCTTACATTTGAAGAAATTGACTTATCAGGTGAAAAATCTGTTGCTGATAAATGGATTTTAACCCGTTTAAATGAAACCATTGAAAATGTGACAAAACTGGCTGATAAATATGAGTTTGGTGAAGTAGGAAGATTACTTTACAACTTCATTTGGGATGATTTCTGTGATTGGTACATTGAAATGGCGAAGCTGCCATTATATGGTGAGGATGAAGCAGCGAAGAAAACAACTCGTTCAATTCTGGCTTATGTGTTAGACAACACAATGAGATTATTACATCCATTCATGCCATTTATTACAGAAGAAATCTGGCAGTCACTGCCACATCAAGGTGAATCTATTACAGTTGCGGCGTGGCCAACAGTTAATGAACAATTAACAGATCATGAAGCGGCAGCAGAAATGAAACTATTAGTAGAAGTCATTCGTGCCGTTCGTAACATTCGTTCTGAGGTAAATACGCCAATGAGCAAACAGATTCCAATGCAAATTAAGGCAAAAGATCAAGATGTGTTAACTCAACTTGAAAATAATCGTGCTTATATTGAGAAATTCTGTAACACAAGCTCATTAACGATTGTAACGGATGTAACATCGAACGAAAAATCCATGACAGCTGTTGTGACAGGCGCTGAAATCATCCTGCCAATTGAAGGCTTGATCAATATCGAAGAAGAAATTAAGCGTCTTGAAAAAGAACGCGAAAAACTTGATAAAGAAGTTGAACGCGTTCAAAAGAAACTTGGAAACGAAGGCTTCTTAAAGAAAGCACCTGAAAAGGTTATTGAGGAAGAGAAAGCAAAAGAAAAAGATTATTTGGAAAAACGAGACATCGTTTTAGCTCGGATCCAAGAACTAAGAGGATAA
- the ysxE gene encoding spore coat protein YsxE produces MPLQLSEIRPLLRDYNLYPEYTEDLSKKAIKVYTDTGPFVLKKLTKGFNPYFVDSLRMLKDHKYSQHVPLVSNSQQQLLSYYNGEYYYLMPWLSNEQEEERDARHQYLFKEVANLHKKTEKKLDINEQDVKSHYDVMIKRWDETKAMYEAFVEQCEQKIYLSPFELQAVTYYTEVSRAIDFSKRKLEEWSNLMDEKKTTRVVLNHGKISARHFLYDDDGNGYLTNFERSKYASPIDDFLLFMNRTANTYPIQSDDCINWFYTYQKAYPYNSEEMSLFLSYLAYPDRLCQLIKNYNKNNKQHSELDQNRHLVKAYWQFKNIEYFVMKVSEIEEKKKMEAEAQA; encoded by the coding sequence GTGCCATTGCAATTAAGTGAAATTCGTCCATTGTTGCGTGATTACAATCTATATCCTGAATATACTGAAGATCTGAGTAAAAAAGCGATAAAGGTCTATACAGATACAGGCCCGTTTGTATTAAAAAAACTTACAAAAGGATTTAATCCTTATTTTGTAGATTCATTAAGAATGTTAAAGGACCATAAATATTCTCAACATGTACCATTAGTGAGTAATAGCCAGCAGCAACTTTTATCGTATTATAATGGTGAATATTACTATTTGATGCCTTGGTTATCAAATGAACAAGAAGAGGAACGGGATGCCAGACATCAATACCTATTTAAAGAAGTAGCCAATCTTCATAAAAAAACAGAAAAGAAGCTGGACATCAATGAGCAGGATGTAAAAAGCCATTATGATGTAATGATAAAACGGTGGGATGAGACGAAAGCCATGTATGAAGCATTTGTCGAGCAATGTGAACAAAAGATTTATCTTTCTCCTTTTGAATTACAAGCTGTCACATACTACACTGAAGTATCACGTGCTATTGATTTTTCTAAGAGAAAACTTGAAGAATGGTCAAATCTAATGGATGAAAAAAAGACAACTAGAGTTGTCTTGAATCATGGGAAAATTTCCGCACGTCACTTTCTTTATGATGATGATGGAAACGGATATTTAACGAATTTTGAGCGTTCAAAATATGCTTCACCAATCGATGACTTTCTGCTGTTTATGAATAGAACGGCAAACACTTATCCTATTCAAAGTGATGATTGTATTAATTGGTTTTATACGTATCAAAAGGCATACCCTTATAACTCTGAAGAAATGAGCCTGTTTTTAAGTTATTTAGCTTATCCGGATCGATTATGTCAATTAATAAAAAATTATAATAAAAATAATAAACAGCATTCTGAGTTGGATCAAAACAGACACCTAGTAAAGGCGTACTGGCAATTTAAAAATATCGAATACTTTGTGATGAAAGTATCTGAAATTGAAGAGAAAAAGAAAATGGAAGCAGAGGCCCAAGCATAG
- the spoVID gene encoding stage VI sporulation protein D, which translates to MSQEQQLRFSVEESVWFQKGQEVSELLSISLDPDISIHEHDQYISIRGALQLTGEYKIDQDGSEGDSFEYANVRYVNEVETREDGISELSHRFPVDITIPRNRISQLDEVYVSIESFDYELPEIKCLKLIADLSISGIADSETVQTEESVEATREEDLEPLFRESKDESEINAVETIVEAERTAVSPFSSFYDVNESDDSDVDKLSPTSITIQDEVNEAREEENTEEIISPELTSDVEEQEEPEQQEVLNESNQEQELEIEQEQEKEQEDLYDPFTVEVRKEEQNIEQQEVQYSFFSKPDVKSEEVVEMKEADARDEEDHKGQKNAHYLTSLFARDEEEDFSRVKMCIVQQGDTLNSISERYEISVQQIVRVNEFQADQDVYEGQILYIPAYSTSK; encoded by the coding sequence TTGTCACAGGAACAGCAACTACGTTTTTCTGTAGAAGAATCTGTTTGGTTTCAAAAAGGACAGGAAGTATCTGAACTTTTATCTATTTCTTTAGATCCCGATATTTCAATTCATGAACATGACCAGTACATTTCAATTCGTGGTGCATTACAGCTGACAGGTGAATACAAAATAGATCAAGATGGTAGTGAAGGTGATTCCTTTGAATATGCAAATGTACGGTATGTCAATGAGGTTGAAACAAGAGAGGATGGCATTAGTGAATTGAGCCACCGCTTTCCGGTAGATATTACAATACCGAGGAATCGAATTTCCCAATTAGATGAAGTATATGTATCGATCGAATCTTTTGATTATGAACTTCCTGAAATTAAATGTTTGAAATTAATAGCAGATTTATCAATCAGTGGGATTGCAGATAGTGAAACTGTGCAAACTGAAGAATCTGTTGAAGCAACTAGAGAAGAAGATCTTGAACCACTTTTCAGAGAAAGTAAGGATGAATCAGAAATAAATGCTGTAGAGACAATTGTTGAAGCTGAAAGAACGGCAGTATCTCCTTTTTCGTCATTTTATGATGTAAATGAATCAGATGATTCTGACGTGGACAAATTGTCACCAACATCGATTACCATTCAAGATGAGGTAAACGAAGCACGTGAGGAAGAAAATACAGAAGAAATTATTTCACCTGAACTTACATCTGATGTAGAAGAACAGGAAGAACCTGAACAGCAAGAAGTACTTAATGAATCAAATCAAGAACAAGAGCTAGAAATAGAACAAGAACAAGAAAAAGAACAAGAAGACCTTTATGATCCATTTACTGTAGAAGTAAGAAAAGAAGAACAAAACATAGAGCAACAAGAAGTTCAATATTCCTTCTTTTCAAAACCAGACGTTAAGTCTGAGGAAGTTGTAGAGATGAAAGAAGCGGATGCGAGAGACGAAGAGGATCATAAAGGTCAAAAAAATGCCCACTATTTAACCAGCTTGTTCGCAAGAGACGAAGAAGAAGATTTTTCACGTGTAAAAATGTGCATCGTTCAACAAGGGGATACACTTAATTCAATTAGTGAAAGATACGAAATCTCAGTTCAACAAATTGTTCGTGTAAATGAATTTCAAGCTGATCAAGATGTTTATGAAGGCCAAATTCTTTATATACCAGCCTACTCAACTAGTAAATAA
- the hemL gene encoding glutamate-1-semialdehyde 2,1-aminomutase → MNGYQYSESAFKEAQNLMPGGVNSPVRAFKSVGMNPIFMERGKGSKIYDIDGNEYIDYVLSWGPLIHGHSNDTVVEAIKKVVESGTSFGAPTLIENELAKLVIDRVPSIEIVRMVSSGTEATMSALRLARGYTGRNKIVKFEGCYHGHGDSLLIKAGSGVATLGLPDSPGVPEGIAKNTITVPYNDLESIRYAFEQFGEDIAGVIVEPVAGNMGVVPPQPGFLEGLRSITEQYGSLLIFDEVMTGFRVDYGCAQDFYGVTPDLTCLGKVIGGGLPVGAYGGKAEIMQQIAPSGPIYQAGTLSGNPLAMTAGYETLKQLTRESYIEFQRKADKLEDGLSNAAKEYEIPHTINRAGSMVGFFFTNEDVINYEKAKTSNLEFFAKYYRAMANEGIFLPPSQFEGLFLSTAHTDEDLDRTIEAARKAFSLLK, encoded by the coding sequence ATGAATGGTTATCAATATAGTGAATCAGCATTTAAAGAAGCTCAGAACTTAATGCCTGGTGGAGTAAATAGTCCTGTTAGAGCATTTAAATCAGTTGGCATGAATCCGATTTTCATGGAACGTGGAAAAGGATCGAAAATATATGATATTGATGGAAATGAATATATAGACTATGTATTATCATGGGGGCCTCTTATTCATGGTCATTCCAATGATACAGTGGTAGAGGCAATCAAAAAGGTTGTTGAATCAGGTACAAGCTTCGGCGCACCAACGCTAATTGAAAATGAGCTCGCAAAGCTTGTCATTGATCGTGTACCTTCAATTGAGATTGTACGAATGGTTAGCTCTGGAACTGAAGCTACGATGAGTGCACTACGTTTAGCGAGAGGGTATACCGGCCGCAACAAAATTGTGAAATTCGAAGGATGTTACCATGGACATGGTGATTCTTTATTAATTAAAGCAGGCTCAGGAGTCGCGACTTTAGGTTTACCAGATAGCCCAGGTGTGCCAGAGGGAATTGCTAAAAACACTATAACAGTTCCTTATAACGATTTAGAAAGTATTCGATATGCTTTTGAGCAATTTGGAGAAGATATTGCAGGTGTTATTGTGGAACCGGTAGCTGGTAATATGGGTGTAGTGCCTCCTCAACCAGGATTTCTTGAGGGACTACGTTCAATAACAGAACAATATGGTTCATTATTGATTTTTGACGAAGTTATGACAGGCTTCCGTGTTGACTATGGCTGTGCACAAGATTTTTATGGTGTGACTCCGGACTTAACATGCTTAGGTAAAGTTATTGGTGGAGGTCTTCCTGTTGGTGCTTATGGTGGAAAAGCAGAGATTATGCAGCAAATTGCTCCTAGTGGTCCAATTTACCAAGCTGGGACATTATCAGGAAATCCATTAGCGATGACAGCAGGTTATGAAACATTAAAACAACTAACAAGAGAATCTTACATAGAATTTCAACGAAAAGCAGATAAACTGGAAGACGGTTTGTCGAATGCTGCGAAAGAATATGAAATACCTCATACAATTAACCGTGCCGGGTCTATGGTTGGCTTTTTCTTTACAAATGAGGATGTAATAAATTACGAAAAAGCAAAAACATCAAACCTGGAATTTTTTGCGAAGTATTATCGAGCAATGGCTAATGAAGGAATATTCCTTCCTCCATCACAATTTGAAGGCTTGTTCCTATCTACAGCTCATACAGATGAAGATTTGGACCGCACAATTGAAGCAGCTAGAAAAGCATTTTCTTTATTAAAATAA
- the hemB gene encoding porphobilinogen synthase, which produces MNIQFTRHRRLRGSDNLRAMVRETHLRTEDFIYPIFVVEGEKKKNEVSSMPGVYHLSLDLLNQEIEEIVSLGIKSIILFGVPDEKDEVGTQAYHDQGIVQRATRQVKELFPDLVVVADTCLCQYTDHGHCGIIENGQVLNDPTLDLLARTAISQAKAGADIIAPSNMMDGFVAAIRHGLDEAGFEHIPIMSYAVKYASAFYGPFRDAAHSSPQFGDRKTYQMDPANRDEALREAQSDLEEGADFLIVKPALSYLDIVRDVKNHFNVPVVAYNVSGEYSMIKAASQNGWVDEKAIVTEMLVGMKRAGVDLIITYFAKDVARWLKEEN; this is translated from the coding sequence ATGAATATTCAATTTACTAGACATAGAAGATTACGTGGCAGCGATAATTTAAGGGCAATGGTAAGAGAAACACATCTTCGTACAGAAGACTTTATTTACCCAATTTTTGTTGTAGAAGGGGAAAAAAAGAAAAATGAAGTGTCTTCAATGCCGGGTGTGTATCACTTATCATTGGATCTTCTAAATCAAGAAATTGAAGAAATTGTTTCGCTGGGCATTAAATCAATTATTTTGTTCGGGGTTCCTGACGAGAAAGATGAAGTAGGAACTCAAGCTTATCATGATCAAGGAATTGTTCAGAGAGCAACAAGACAAGTGAAAGAACTATTTCCGGATTTAGTTGTCGTCGCTGATACATGTTTATGTCAATATACAGATCACGGACATTGCGGTATCATTGAAAATGGACAAGTTTTAAATGATCCAACACTGGATTTGCTTGCTAGAACTGCGATTAGTCAAGCGAAAGCAGGAGCGGACATTATTGCTCCTTCAAATATGATGGACGGCTTTGTAGCTGCAATTAGACATGGATTAGATGAAGCAGGCTTTGAGCATATTCCGATTATGTCTTACGCAGTTAAGTATGCTAGTGCATTTTACGGACCATTCCGAGATGCAGCACATAGTTCACCTCAGTTTGGTGATCGTAAAACCTATCAAATGGACCCGGCAAACCGCGATGAGGCATTGAGAGAGGCACAGTCTGATCTTGAAGAAGGTGCAGATTTCTTAATTGTAAAGCCTGCTCTATCGTATCTTGATATCGTCCGAGATGTGAAAAATCACTTTAATGTACCTGTTGTCGCTTATAATGTAAGTGGAGAATATTCGATGATTAAAGCGGCTTCTCAAAATGGATGGGTAGATGAAAAAGCAATTGTTACAGAGATGCTCGTCGGAATGAAGCGTGCAGGTGTAGACTTAATTATTACATACTTTGCAAAAGACGTTGCTCGCTGGCTTAAGGAAGAAAATTAA